A genomic segment from Antedon mediterranea chromosome 6, ecAntMedi1.1, whole genome shotgun sequence encodes:
- the LOC140052617 gene encoding adhesion G protein-coupled receptor L2-like isoform X2: MAIFSAIISQTCTSSQTYIIIIAILVTFQISAVPLSSSHGVPQQRIKRDPSDRGLVYFSSVCDGSTMDLRCPVGYVLIVEQANYGRTDLKTCIYSGIPETNDKCFWMPYSYDVVSQRCDNKTYCSIPANSSLFGGDPCPGTIKYLEVTMRCVQRDATTVEPVRATPVSTTTAFYEPGPIMTKTTVSPLSETTVLYEDGDDDDNQITVDLRTSAKVTTKTPTTPKRVVTNKVTEPSIEVYQCPEEVQRGVTWEATRSGEIVDAPCPEGTTGLAKWACVGRPAQWFPPSGPDLSNCVSPWVNNITKMIEMGQNSNDVTAALAEATNQEGELYGGDVLEVVNILSTSLEKTKIEIEEYTVEEKSAYTTQITENFISTGSNMLANKRKSSWQDLPTQEKSDTATNLLASIEQSAFLMADTFKEERSFYGGAENVLMEIVVHEMKKATYDLEFPNAPEFPNTTVLAQQWNNIQDRITISSTSIQDKQENGRVKLVFFAYNNMEELLGVTKKRKDRLVNKQFVNSRIISLSINDPMTPAPLKEPVKMVFNHLKNGSSNKDPVCSFWKFENSTHGEWSSEGCHVVDSNSTHTECSCNHLTNFAIIMDVKGVQISEVHTFALSTITYAGFTISITCLLMAFITFTVFKNLQNDRNTIHKNLCLCLLVAEFVFLIGIDKGDSPIMCTIVAVLLHYFFLASFAWMCLEGIQLYVMLVEVFEAESSRRKYYYPFGYGVPLITVGIAALANYEGYGTETHCWLEVENHFIWSFIGPICIVIMVNTVFLTMAFVIMCRHSTIATNKRQKTTKEKLTSTEKIVVGTDRLEYIMSWVRGSFVLLCILGITWIFGLLYVSDSTVMFAYIFTIFNSVQGVFIFVFHCLMNDKVKKEYRRFVRNNAWMPTCLRTQFGGMSSTQSNQQASYRSSSTSAKLRNMWDNRRYSDSTSVDKRKSNSSLNKGSYGEAPNRFSVSVESPSSESPMIHEGNEYASDVFLKEPQEDPAPLALDENSIIDDSIADHLGWRIRANPLQLFDVKEEEPEQKSSFNGDITETTHLEDDLKDVPNESKPLINGYVNGLENEKEINENIKETTQNKVNECNEEEDKMFSTPNVYVITEDTDELEEKDRCLQSVTTTSEYYDTSCMSDEDIIEDL; this comes from the exons ATGGCTATTTTTAGTGCAATAATTTCACAGACTTGTACATCTTCACaaacttatattattatcattgcaaTACTCGTCACTTTCCAGATTTCAG CTGTTCCATTAAGTTCTAGTCATGGTGTACCCCAACAACGTATCAAACGTGATCCTAGCGATAGAGGACTTGTATATTTCTCAAGTGTGTGTGATGGAAGTACCATGGACCTACGTTGTCCGGTAGGATATGTACTCATTGTTGAACAAGCAAACTACGGCCGCACGGATCTGAAAACGTGTATATATTCAGGAATTCCCGAAACAAATGATAAATGTTTCTGGATGCCTTACTCCTATGACGTTGTATCTCAACG GTGTGACAATAAAACTTATTGTTCAATCCCTGCCAATTCAAGTTTATTTGGCGGGGATCCTTGCCCCGGTACGATAAAGTACCTAGAGGTGACCATGAGATGTGTCCAAAGAGATG CCACTACAGTTGAACCTGTCAGGGCCACCCCTGTGTCGACCACTACAGCGTTCTATGAACCTGGTCCCATCATGACTAAGACAACAGTTTCACCACTAAGTGAAACAACCGTTCTCTATGaagatggtgatgatgatgataaccaaattactgtagatcttcgaacaTCTGCAAAGGTGACCACTAAAACACCAACTACTCCAAAACGAG TTGTAACTAACAAAGTGACAGAGCCATCCATTGAAGTTTACCAATGCCCTGAGGAGGTTCAGCGAGGTGTCACCTGGGAAGCAACGAGATCAGGAGAGATCGTAGATGCACCTTGTCCTGAAGGTACAACAG GTTTGGCTAAGTGGGCATGTGTTGGCCGCCCAGCTCAATGGTTCCCTCCATCAGGACCGGATTTGAGTAATTGTGTATCACCATGGGTTAATAACATAACAAAGATG ATTGAAATGGGCCAAAACTCTAATGATGTCACTGCAGCATTAGCTGAAGCCACCAATCAGGAAGGTGAACTATATGGTGGCGACGTTCTTGAAGTTGTAAACATCTTGTCAACATCTTTAGAAAAAACTAAGATTGAGATCGAAGAGTACACTGTTGAGGAAAAATCTGCATATACCACCCAAATTACTGAG aattttaTTTCAACTGGAAGTAATATGCTTGCAAACAAAAGAAAGTCTTCGTGGCAGGACCTTCCCACTCAGGAAAAGTCGGACACTGCCACCAACCTTTTGGCATCCATTGAACAGAGTGCATTTTTAATGGCCGATACATTTAAAGAAGAAAGGAGTTTTTATGGTGGAGCCGAAAATGTCT TGATGGAAATTGTTGTTCATGAGATGAAGAAGGCAACATATGACCTAGAGTTTCCTAATGCACCAGAATTTCCCAACACCACAGTATTGGCTCAACAATGGAACAACATTCAGGACAGGATAACAATATCGTCAACTAGTATTCAAGATAAACAAGAGAATG GTAGGGTCAAACTAGTATTCTTTGCATACAATAACATGGAAGAGTTGTTAGGCGTGACGAAGAAACGTAAGGATAGGCTTGtgaataaacaatttgtgaacTCTCGAATCATATCGCTCTCAATCAACGACCCAATGACACCAGCACCACTCAAAGAACCTGTCAAAATGGTATTCAACCATTTAAAG aatgGAAGTTCAAATAAAGATCCCGTATGTTCATTCTGGAAGTTTGAAAACAG TACACATGGGGAGTGGTCTAGTGAAGGCTGTCATGTTGTAGACAGTAACTCTACCCACACTGAATGCTCTTGCAATCATCTTACAAATTTTGCTATTATAATGGATGTAAAAGGAGTTCAG aTTTCTGAAGTACATACATTTGCACTATCAACCATCACCTATGCTGGATTTACAATCTCTATCACCTGTCTCCTCATGGCCTTTATTACATTCACTGTGTTCAA AAATCTTCAAAATGACCGTAACACCATTCATAAGAACTTGTGCCTGTGTTTGCTGGTAGCTGAGTTTGTGTTCCTTATTGGCATTGACAAAGGAGATTCCCCT aTAATGTGTACGATTGTAGCAGTTTTACTGCACTATTTTTTCTTGGCGTCATTTGCATGGATGTGCCTAGAGGGCATTCAATTATACGTGATGCTGGTTGAAGTCTTTGAAGCGGAAAGTTCAAGAAGAAAATACTATTACCCATTTGGCTATG gtGTTCCTCTCATCACAGTAGGAATTGCAGCCCTTGCTAATTATGAAGGATATGGTACAGAGACTCA ctgTTGGTTGGAAGTTGAGAACCATTTCATCTGGTCTTTCATTGGTCCAATCTGCATTGTGATTATG gTCAACACAGTTTTCCTCACGATGGCATTTGTTATAATGTGCCGTCACAGCACCATAGCAACAAACAAGCGACAAAAAACGACCAAGGAGAAACTGAC TTCTACAGAAAAGATTGT TGTTGGAACCGATAGACTGGAGTATATTAT GTCATGGGTACGTGGCTCGTTTGTATTGCTCTGCATTCTTGGAATAACATGGATCTTCGGTTTGCTGTATGTTAGTGACAGTACTGTCATGTTTGCGTACATCTTCACCATATTCAATTCAGTGCAAGGAGTTTTCATATTTGTATTCCACTGCTTGATGAACGATAAG GTGAAGAAAGAATACAGAAGATTTGTGCGTAACAATGCTTGGATGCCAACATGTTTGAGAACCCAATTTGGTGGCATGTCGTCTACTCAGTCTAATCAGCAGGCATCATACAGATCAAGCTCTACATCGGCA AAACTGAGAAACATGTGGGACAATCGTCGCTACAGTGATTCAACTAGTGTTGACAAACGAAAGAGTAACTCTTCACTTAACAAAGGGTCTTATGGAG aaGCACCAAACAGATTTAGTGTGAGTGTTGAAAGTCCTTCCTCGGAATCACCGATGATTCACGAAGGAAATGAATATGCGAGTGATGTTTTCTTAAAAGAACCCCAAGAAGACCCAGCCCCATTAGCCTTAGATGAAAATAGCATAATTGATGATAGCATCGCAGATCACTTAGGCTGGCGTATCCGAGCCAACCCATTGCAGTTATTTGACGTAAAAGAGGAGGAACCAGAACAAAAATCATCGTTTAATGGTGACATAACAGAAACAACTCACTTAGAGGATGATTTAAAAGATGTGCCAAACGAAAGTAAACCATTGATCAATGGTTATGTGAATGGACTcgaaaatgaaaaagaaataaatgaaaacattaaagAGACTACACAAAATAAAGTGAATGAATGTAATGAAGAAGAAGATAAAATGTTCTCAACTCCAAATGTTTATGTTATTACAGAAGATACAGATGAACTGGAAGAAAAA GATCGTTGTTTGCAAAGTGTAACAACAACATCGGAATATTACGATACATCTTGCATGTCAGATGAGGACATTATTGAAGATCTATGA
- the LOC140052617 gene encoding adhesion G protein-coupled receptor L2-like isoform X6 — MAIFSAIISQTCTSSQTYIIIIAILVTFQISAVPLSSSHGVPQQRIKRDPSDRGLVYFSSVCDGSTMDLRCPVGYVLIVEQANYGRTDLKTCIYSGIPETNDKCFWMPYSYDVVSQRCDDRNSCSIEASVSEFRGDPCPKISKYLEVQFVCVPRVRLTTTVEPVRATPVSTTTAFYEPGPIMTKTTVSPLSETTVLYEDGDDDDNQITVDLRTSAKVTTKTPTTPKRVVTNKVTEPSIEVYQCPEEVQRGVTWEATRSGEIVDAPCPEGTTGLAKWACVGRPAQWFPPSGPDLSNCVSPWVNNITKMIEMGQNSNDVTAALAEATNQEGELYGGDVLEVVNILSTSLEKTKIEIEEYTVEEKSAYTTQITENFISTGSNMLANKRKSSWQDLPTQEKSDTATNLLASIEQSAFLMADTFKEERSFYGGAENVLMEIVVHEMKKATYDLEFPNAPEFPNTTVLAQQWNNIQDRITISSTSIQDKQENGRVKLVFFAYNNMEELLGVTKKRKDRLVNKQFVNSRIISLSINDPMTPAPLKEPVKMVFNHLKNGSSNKDPVCSFWKFENSTHGEWSSEGCHVVDSNSTHTECSCNHLTNFAIIMDVKGVQISEVHTFALSTITYAGFTISITCLLMAFITFTVFKNLQNDRNTIHKNLCLCLLVAEFVFLIGIDKGDSPIMCTIVAVLLHYFFLASFAWMCLEGIQLYVMLVEVFEAESSRRKYYYPFGYGVPLITVGIAALANYEGYGTETHCWLEVENHFIWSFIGPICIVIMVNTVFLTMAFVIMCRHSTIATNKRQKTTKEKLTSTEKIVVGTDRLEYIMSWVRGSFVLLCILGITWIFGLLYVSDSTVMFAYIFTIFNSVQGVFIFVFHCLMNDKVKKEYRRFVRNNAWMPTCLRTQFGGMSSTQSNQQASYRSSSTSAKLRNMWDNRRYSDSTSVDKRKSNSSLNKGSYGDFEICFAPNDTNIIEPDRYTVNDHFLFISACPSRTDYRHKRSLTNQLISHNSRCPV; from the exons ATGGCTATTTTTAGTGCAATAATTTCACAGACTTGTACATCTTCACaaacttatattattatcattgcaaTACTCGTCACTTTCCAGATTTCAG CTGTTCCATTAAGTTCTAGTCATGGTGTACCCCAACAACGTATCAAACGTGATCCTAGCGATAGAGGACTTGTATATTTCTCAAGTGTGTGTGATGGAAGTACCATGGACCTACGTTGTCCGGTAGGATATGTACTCATTGTTGAACAAGCAAACTACGGCCGCACGGATCTGAAAACGTGTATATATTCAGGAATTCCCGAAACAAATGATAAATGTTTCTGGATGCCTTACTCCTATGACGTTGTATCTCAACG ATGTGACGATCGTAATTCTTGCTCGATTGAGGCAAGTGTGTCAGAATTCCGAGGTGACCCATGCCCTAAGATCAGCAAATATTTGGAAGTTCAATTTGTCTGTGTACCACGAGTACGATTGA CCACTACAGTTGAACCTGTCAGGGCCACCCCTGTGTCGACCACTACAGCGTTCTATGAACCTGGTCCCATCATGACTAAGACAACAGTTTCACCACTAAGTGAAACAACCGTTCTCTATGaagatggtgatgatgatgataaccaaattactgtagatcttcgaacaTCTGCAAAGGTGACCACTAAAACACCAACTACTCCAAAACGAG TTGTAACTAACAAAGTGACAGAGCCATCCATTGAAGTTTACCAATGCCCTGAGGAGGTTCAGCGAGGTGTCACCTGGGAAGCAACGAGATCAGGAGAGATCGTAGATGCACCTTGTCCTGAAGGTACAACAG GTTTGGCTAAGTGGGCATGTGTTGGCCGCCCAGCTCAATGGTTCCCTCCATCAGGACCGGATTTGAGTAATTGTGTATCACCATGGGTTAATAACATAACAAAGATG ATTGAAATGGGCCAAAACTCTAATGATGTCACTGCAGCATTAGCTGAAGCCACCAATCAGGAAGGTGAACTATATGGTGGCGACGTTCTTGAAGTTGTAAACATCTTGTCAACATCTTTAGAAAAAACTAAGATTGAGATCGAAGAGTACACTGTTGAGGAAAAATCTGCATATACCACCCAAATTACTGAG aattttaTTTCAACTGGAAGTAATATGCTTGCAAACAAAAGAAAGTCTTCGTGGCAGGACCTTCCCACTCAGGAAAAGTCGGACACTGCCACCAACCTTTTGGCATCCATTGAACAGAGTGCATTTTTAATGGCCGATACATTTAAAGAAGAAAGGAGTTTTTATGGTGGAGCCGAAAATGTCT TGATGGAAATTGTTGTTCATGAGATGAAGAAGGCAACATATGACCTAGAGTTTCCTAATGCACCAGAATTTCCCAACACCACAGTATTGGCTCAACAATGGAACAACATTCAGGACAGGATAACAATATCGTCAACTAGTATTCAAGATAAACAAGAGAATG GTAGGGTCAAACTAGTATTCTTTGCATACAATAACATGGAAGAGTTGTTAGGCGTGACGAAGAAACGTAAGGATAGGCTTGtgaataaacaatttgtgaacTCTCGAATCATATCGCTCTCAATCAACGACCCAATGACACCAGCACCACTCAAAGAACCTGTCAAAATGGTATTCAACCATTTAAAG aatgGAAGTTCAAATAAAGATCCCGTATGTTCATTCTGGAAGTTTGAAAACAG TACACATGGGGAGTGGTCTAGTGAAGGCTGTCATGTTGTAGACAGTAACTCTACCCACACTGAATGCTCTTGCAATCATCTTACAAATTTTGCTATTATAATGGATGTAAAAGGAGTTCAG aTTTCTGAAGTACATACATTTGCACTATCAACCATCACCTATGCTGGATTTACAATCTCTATCACCTGTCTCCTCATGGCCTTTATTACATTCACTGTGTTCAA AAATCTTCAAAATGACCGTAACACCATTCATAAGAACTTGTGCCTGTGTTTGCTGGTAGCTGAGTTTGTGTTCCTTATTGGCATTGACAAAGGAGATTCCCCT aTAATGTGTACGATTGTAGCAGTTTTACTGCACTATTTTTTCTTGGCGTCATTTGCATGGATGTGCCTAGAGGGCATTCAATTATACGTGATGCTGGTTGAAGTCTTTGAAGCGGAAAGTTCAAGAAGAAAATACTATTACCCATTTGGCTATG gtGTTCCTCTCATCACAGTAGGAATTGCAGCCCTTGCTAATTATGAAGGATATGGTACAGAGACTCA ctgTTGGTTGGAAGTTGAGAACCATTTCATCTGGTCTTTCATTGGTCCAATCTGCATTGTGATTATG gTCAACACAGTTTTCCTCACGATGGCATTTGTTATAATGTGCCGTCACAGCACCATAGCAACAAACAAGCGACAAAAAACGACCAAGGAGAAACTGAC TTCTACAGAAAAGATTGT TGTTGGAACCGATAGACTGGAGTATATTAT GTCATGGGTACGTGGCTCGTTTGTATTGCTCTGCATTCTTGGAATAACATGGATCTTCGGTTTGCTGTATGTTAGTGACAGTACTGTCATGTTTGCGTACATCTTCACCATATTCAATTCAGTGCAAGGAGTTTTCATATTTGTATTCCACTGCTTGATGAACGATAAG GTGAAGAAAGAATACAGAAGATTTGTGCGTAACAATGCTTGGATGCCAACATGTTTGAGAACCCAATTTGGTGGCATGTCGTCTACTCAGTCTAATCAGCAGGCATCATACAGATCAAGCTCTACATCGGCA AAACTGAGAAACATGTGGGACAATCGTCGCTACAGTGATTCAACTAGTGTTGACAAACGAAAGAGTAACTCTTCACTTAACAAAGGGTCTTATGGAG attttgaaatttgttttgcCCCAAATGATACAAATATCATCGAACCTGACCGATATACAGTAAATGATCATTTCCTTTTCATTTCTGCATGCCCCAGCAGAACTGACTACAGACACAAAAGAAGCCTTACCAATCAACTAATATCTCACAATTCTAGATGCCCTGTCTGA
- the LOC140052617 gene encoding adhesion G protein-coupled receptor L2-like isoform X4, which produces MAIFSAIISQTCTSSQTYIIIIAILVTFQISAVPLSSSHGVPQQRIKRDPSDRGLVYFSSVCDGSTMDLRCPVGYVLIVEQANYGRTDLKTCIYSGIPETNDKCFWMPYSYDVVSQRCDDRNSCSIEASVSEFRGDPCPKISKYLEVQFVCVPRVRLTTTVEPVRATPVSTTTAFYEPGPIMTKTTVSPLSETTVLYEDGDDDDNQITVDLRTSAKVTTKTPTTPKRVVTNKVTEPSIEVYQCPEEVQRGVTWEATRSGEIVDAPCPEGTTGLAKWACVGRPAQWFPPSGPDLSNCVSPWVNNITKMIEMGQNSNDVTAALAEATNQEGELYGGDVLEVVNILSTSLEKTKIEIEEYTVEEKSAYTTQITENFISTGSNMLANKRKSSWQDLPTQEKSDTATNLLASIEQSAFLMADTFKEERSFYGGAENVLMEIVVHEMKKATYDLEFPNAPEFPNTTVLAQQWNNIQDRITISSTSIQDKQENGRVKLVFFAYNNMEELLGVTKKRKDRLVNKQFVNSRIISLSINDPMTPAPLKEPVKMVFNHLKNGSSNKDPVCSFWKFENSTHGEWSSEGCHVVDSNSTHTECSCNHLTNFAIIMDVKGVQISEVHTFALSTITYAGFTISITCLLMAFITFTVFKNLQNDRNTIHKNLCLCLLVAEFVFLIGIDKGDSPIMCTIVAVLLHYFFLASFAWMCLEGIQLYVMLVEVFEAESSRRKYYYPFGYGVPLITVGIAALANYEGYGTETHCWLEVENHFIWSFIGPICIVIMVNTVFLTMAFVIMCRHSTIATNKRQKTTKEKLTSTEKIVVGTDRLEYIMSWVRGSFVLLCILGITWIFGLLYVSDSTVMFAYIFTIFNSVQGVFIFVFHCLMNDKVKKEYRRFVRNNAWMPTCLRTQFGGMSSTQSNQQASYRSSSTSAKLRNMWDNRRYSDSTSVDKRKSNSSLNKGSYGEAPNRFSVSVESPSSESPMIHEGNEYASDVFLKEPQEDPAPLALDENSIIDDSIADHLGWRIRANPLQLFDVKEEEPEQKSSFNGDITETTHLEDDLKDVPNESKPLINGYVNGLENEKEINENIKETTQNKVNECNEEEDKMFSTPNVYVITEDTDELEEKETQFARIVVCKV; this is translated from the exons ATGGCTATTTTTAGTGCAATAATTTCACAGACTTGTACATCTTCACaaacttatattattatcattgcaaTACTCGTCACTTTCCAGATTTCAG CTGTTCCATTAAGTTCTAGTCATGGTGTACCCCAACAACGTATCAAACGTGATCCTAGCGATAGAGGACTTGTATATTTCTCAAGTGTGTGTGATGGAAGTACCATGGACCTACGTTGTCCGGTAGGATATGTACTCATTGTTGAACAAGCAAACTACGGCCGCACGGATCTGAAAACGTGTATATATTCAGGAATTCCCGAAACAAATGATAAATGTTTCTGGATGCCTTACTCCTATGACGTTGTATCTCAACG ATGTGACGATCGTAATTCTTGCTCGATTGAGGCAAGTGTGTCAGAATTCCGAGGTGACCCATGCCCTAAGATCAGCAAATATTTGGAAGTTCAATTTGTCTGTGTACCACGAGTACGATTGA CCACTACAGTTGAACCTGTCAGGGCCACCCCTGTGTCGACCACTACAGCGTTCTATGAACCTGGTCCCATCATGACTAAGACAACAGTTTCACCACTAAGTGAAACAACCGTTCTCTATGaagatggtgatgatgatgataaccaaattactgtagatcttcgaacaTCTGCAAAGGTGACCACTAAAACACCAACTACTCCAAAACGAG TTGTAACTAACAAAGTGACAGAGCCATCCATTGAAGTTTACCAATGCCCTGAGGAGGTTCAGCGAGGTGTCACCTGGGAAGCAACGAGATCAGGAGAGATCGTAGATGCACCTTGTCCTGAAGGTACAACAG GTTTGGCTAAGTGGGCATGTGTTGGCCGCCCAGCTCAATGGTTCCCTCCATCAGGACCGGATTTGAGTAATTGTGTATCACCATGGGTTAATAACATAACAAAGATG ATTGAAATGGGCCAAAACTCTAATGATGTCACTGCAGCATTAGCTGAAGCCACCAATCAGGAAGGTGAACTATATGGTGGCGACGTTCTTGAAGTTGTAAACATCTTGTCAACATCTTTAGAAAAAACTAAGATTGAGATCGAAGAGTACACTGTTGAGGAAAAATCTGCATATACCACCCAAATTACTGAG aattttaTTTCAACTGGAAGTAATATGCTTGCAAACAAAAGAAAGTCTTCGTGGCAGGACCTTCCCACTCAGGAAAAGTCGGACACTGCCACCAACCTTTTGGCATCCATTGAACAGAGTGCATTTTTAATGGCCGATACATTTAAAGAAGAAAGGAGTTTTTATGGTGGAGCCGAAAATGTCT TGATGGAAATTGTTGTTCATGAGATGAAGAAGGCAACATATGACCTAGAGTTTCCTAATGCACCAGAATTTCCCAACACCACAGTATTGGCTCAACAATGGAACAACATTCAGGACAGGATAACAATATCGTCAACTAGTATTCAAGATAAACAAGAGAATG GTAGGGTCAAACTAGTATTCTTTGCATACAATAACATGGAAGAGTTGTTAGGCGTGACGAAGAAACGTAAGGATAGGCTTGtgaataaacaatttgtgaacTCTCGAATCATATCGCTCTCAATCAACGACCCAATGACACCAGCACCACTCAAAGAACCTGTCAAAATGGTATTCAACCATTTAAAG aatgGAAGTTCAAATAAAGATCCCGTATGTTCATTCTGGAAGTTTGAAAACAG TACACATGGGGAGTGGTCTAGTGAAGGCTGTCATGTTGTAGACAGTAACTCTACCCACACTGAATGCTCTTGCAATCATCTTACAAATTTTGCTATTATAATGGATGTAAAAGGAGTTCAG aTTTCTGAAGTACATACATTTGCACTATCAACCATCACCTATGCTGGATTTACAATCTCTATCACCTGTCTCCTCATGGCCTTTATTACATTCACTGTGTTCAA AAATCTTCAAAATGACCGTAACACCATTCATAAGAACTTGTGCCTGTGTTTGCTGGTAGCTGAGTTTGTGTTCCTTATTGGCATTGACAAAGGAGATTCCCCT aTAATGTGTACGATTGTAGCAGTTTTACTGCACTATTTTTTCTTGGCGTCATTTGCATGGATGTGCCTAGAGGGCATTCAATTATACGTGATGCTGGTTGAAGTCTTTGAAGCGGAAAGTTCAAGAAGAAAATACTATTACCCATTTGGCTATG gtGTTCCTCTCATCACAGTAGGAATTGCAGCCCTTGCTAATTATGAAGGATATGGTACAGAGACTCA ctgTTGGTTGGAAGTTGAGAACCATTTCATCTGGTCTTTCATTGGTCCAATCTGCATTGTGATTATG gTCAACACAGTTTTCCTCACGATGGCATTTGTTATAATGTGCCGTCACAGCACCATAGCAACAAACAAGCGACAAAAAACGACCAAGGAGAAACTGAC TTCTACAGAAAAGATTGT TGTTGGAACCGATAGACTGGAGTATATTAT GTCATGGGTACGTGGCTCGTTTGTATTGCTCTGCATTCTTGGAATAACATGGATCTTCGGTTTGCTGTATGTTAGTGACAGTACTGTCATGTTTGCGTACATCTTCACCATATTCAATTCAGTGCAAGGAGTTTTCATATTTGTATTCCACTGCTTGATGAACGATAAG GTGAAGAAAGAATACAGAAGATTTGTGCGTAACAATGCTTGGATGCCAACATGTTTGAGAACCCAATTTGGTGGCATGTCGTCTACTCAGTCTAATCAGCAGGCATCATACAGATCAAGCTCTACATCGGCA AAACTGAGAAACATGTGGGACAATCGTCGCTACAGTGATTCAACTAGTGTTGACAAACGAAAGAGTAACTCTTCACTTAACAAAGGGTCTTATGGAG aaGCACCAAACAGATTTAGTGTGAGTGTTGAAAGTCCTTCCTCGGAATCACCGATGATTCACGAAGGAAATGAATATGCGAGTGATGTTTTCTTAAAAGAACCCCAAGAAGACCCAGCCCCATTAGCCTTAGATGAAAATAGCATAATTGATGATAGCATCGCAGATCACTTAGGCTGGCGTATCCGAGCCAACCCATTGCAGTTATTTGACGTAAAAGAGGAGGAACCAGAACAAAAATCATCGTTTAATGGTGACATAACAGAAACAACTCACTTAGAGGATGATTTAAAAGATGTGCCAAACGAAAGTAAACCATTGATCAATGGTTATGTGAATGGACTcgaaaatgaaaaagaaataaatgaaaacattaaagAGACTACACAAAATAAAGTGAATGAATGTAATGAAGAAGAAGATAAAATGTTCTCAACTCCAAATGTTTATGTTATTACAGAAGATACAGATGAACTGGAAGAAAAA gaAACACAATTTGCAAG GATCGTTGTTTGCAAAGTGTAA